A window of the Juglans microcarpa x Juglans regia isolate MS1-56 chromosome 5D, Jm3101_v1.0, whole genome shotgun sequence genome harbors these coding sequences:
- the LOC121266155 gene encoding cytochrome P450 94A1, whose amino-acid sequence MEVFSAQSFLLFFLLSLYVYLLFNSTSKKKSINKGFKSYPILGTLPEFLQNRHRFLDWTTETLSSCPTNTAIFRRPGRIHGVITANPSNIERMLKTNFENYPKGDRVITLLQDFLGRGIFNSDGKLWKVQRKTASYEFNTKSLRNFVMENVTVETNTRLIPILTRASETARVLDLQDILERFAFDNVCKLAFNVDPGCLGGDGTSGAGFMRAFEDAASLSSGRFMYVIPVMAKINKFLNIGPERRLRNAIKIVHEFADDIIQSRAEQKVEKEADLLSRFMANEENSPEFLRDIVISFILAGRDTTSSALSWFFWLLSSRPEAERNILQELEKIRVQNGKDIGDSYSFDELREMHYLHAAITEAMRLYPPVPVDSKACLNDDIMPDGTFVKKGWFVTYHTYAMGRMESIWGENCREFLPERWLENGVCRQESPFRFPVFHAGPRMCLGKDMAYIQMKSIAASVMERFEIEATDKDKDLEPLLSLTLRIKGGLPVNVRKRSACVDADN is encoded by the coding sequence ATGGAGGTCTTCTCTGCCCAatccttcctcctcttcttccttctttctctttacGTCTATCTCCTCTTTAACAGTACTTCCAAAAAGAAATCCATCAACAAAGGTTTTAAGTCGTACCCCATACTCGGAACGCTGCCTGAATTTTTGCAAAACCGACACCGTTTTCTTGATTGGACAACAGAAACTCTCAGTAGCTGCCCCACAAACACAGCTATATTTCGACGTCCCGGCAGGATTCACGGTGTCATCACCGCAAACCCATCCAACATTGAGCGCATGCTCAAGACCAACTTCGAGAACTATCCCAAAGGCGACCGCGTCATCACTCTTCTCCAAGACTTTCTTGGCCGAGGAATCTTCAACTCCGACGGAAAACTCTGGAAGGTCCAGAGAAAAACCGCTAGCTATGAATTCAACACCAAATCGCTGCGCAACTTTGTCATGGAAAACGTAACCGTGGAGACCAATACGAGACTTATTCCGATTCTGACAAGAGCCTCAGAAACAGCACGCGTCTTGGATTTGCAGGACATTTTGGAGCGCTTCGCATTCGACAACGTTTGCAAACTGGCGTTTAACGTCGACCCAGGCTGTCTTGGCGGTGATGGAACCTCCGGAGCGGGGTTCATGCGGGCTTTCGAGGACGCTGCATCGCTTAGCTCCGGAAGGTTCATGTATGTCATCCCAGTTATGGCAAAGATTAACAAGTTTCTCAACATAGGACCAGAGCGAAGGCTAAGAAACGCAATTAAGATTGTCCATGAATTTGCGGATGATATTATTCAGTCGAGAGCGGAACAGAAGGTTGAAAAAGAAGCAGACCTATTGTCCCGTTTCATGGCAAACGAAGAAAACTCGCCCGAATTTCTCCGGGATATCGTCATAAGCTTCATTCTTGCAGGACGGGACACGACCTCTTCGGCTTTGAGCTGGTTCTTTTGGCTCCTGTCGTCGAGACCCGAAGCGGAGCGAAACATATTGCAGGAGCTGGAAAAAATACGAGTTCAGAATGGAAAAGATATAGGCGATTCGTACAGCTTTGACGAGCTCCGGGAGATGCATTATCTGCATGCGGCAATCACTGAAGCCATGAGACTGTACCCCCCCGTACCGGTAGATAGCAAAGCTTGTCTAAACGACGATATCATGCCGGACGGCACGTTTGTGAAGAAGGGATGGTTTGTGACGTACCACACGTACGCGATGGGGAGGATGGAGAGCATATGGGGAGAAAATTGCCGTGAGTTTTTGCCGGAAAGATGGCTAGAAAATGGAGTGTGTCGGCAAGAGAGCCCGTTTAGGTTTCCAGTTTTCCATGCCGGACCGAGAATGTGTCTGGGAAAAGACATGGCGTATATTCAGATGAAATCGATTGCGGCATCAGTGATGGAGAGATTTGAGATCGAAGCGACGGATAAGGACAAAGATCTGGAGCCTTTGTTGTCATTGACTCTGAGGATCAAAGGTGGCTTACCCGTGAATGTGAGGAAGAGATCAGCCTGTGTGGATGCCGACAATTGA
- the LOC121265233 gene encoding exocyst complex component SEC15A-like, with amino-acid sequence MDTKPKRRPVAENGDAGEELVIATLIGNGDDLGPIVRHAFEMGRPEALLHQLKAVVKKKEVEIEELCKTHYEEFILAVDELRGVLVDAEELKGELSSDNFKLQEVGSALLMKLEELLESYSIKKNMTESIKMSNVCVLVLDLCVKCNNHISEGQFYPALKTLDLIEKNHLQNIPVKALRMVIEKTIPVIRLHIEKKVRSQFNEWLVHIRSSGKNIGQTAIGHAASARQRDEEMLECQRKAEEQSVFGLGDFAYMLDVEEIDEDSVLKFDLTPLYRAYHIHTCLGIQEQFHEYYYKNRVLQLNSDLQISSAQPFVESYQTFLAQIAGYFIVEDRVLRTAGGLLSADQVETMWEIAISKMTSVLEEQFSRIDSATHLLLVKDYVTLLGSTLRQYGYEVGPLLEVLDRSRDKYYELLLEECRQQIVNIIASDTYEQMMLKKETDYENNVLAFNLQTSDIMPAFPYIAPFSSMVPNACRIIRSFIKGSVDYLSHGVHSNVYDIVKKYLDKILSDVLNESILNTISSGTIGVSQAMQIAANISVLERSCDFFLQHAAQLCGMPARPVERPQASLTAKVTLRASRDVAYNSLLSLVNSKLDEFMTLTESINWNSEEIAQNGNENENMNEVIIYLGTIMSTAQQILPLDALFMVGSGALDHISNSMVAAFLSDTVKRFNANAVMGIDNDLKMLESFADERFHSTGLSEIYKEGSFRGFLIQARQLINLLLSSQPDNFINPVIREKNYNALDWKKVASICEKFKDSPDGIFGSLSSRNTKQSARKKSMDILKKRLKDFN; translated from the coding sequence ATGGATACAAAACCAAAGAGGAGACCTGTTGCAGAAAATGGGGATGCGGGAGAGGAATTGGTCATTGCGACTTTGATTGGGAATGGAGATGATCTGGGTCCTATTGTCCGGCACGCATTTGAGATGGGGCGGCCTGAAGCGCTCCTTCACCAGCTAAAAGCtgttgtgaagaagaaggaagttGAAATAGAGGAGCTCTGCAAGACCCACTATGAGGAATTCATTTTAGCAGTTGATGAACTTCGCGGTGTGCTGGTTGATGCTGAAGAGTTGAAAGGTGAACTCTCAAGTGATAATTTTAAACTGCAAGAGGTTGGCAGTGCTCTTTTAATGAAACTCGAGGAGCTTCTTGAATCTTATTCCATCAAGAAGAATATGACTGAATCTATTAAAATGTCTAACGTCTGTGTGCTGGTGTTGGATCTTTGTGTTAAATGTAACAATCATATATCTGAAGGCCAGTTTTACCCTGCATTGAAGACTCTGGATTTGATTGAAAAGAATCACTTGCAGAATATTCCTGTCAAGGCACTAAGAATGGTGATAGAGAAAACAATTCCAGTGATTAGACTGCACATTGAAAAGAAAGTGCGTAGTCAGTTTAATGAATGGTTAGTTCACATACGGAGTTCTGGAAAGAATATTGGACAGACAGCAATAGGCCATGCTGCGTCAGCTCGCCAGAGGGATGAGGAAATGCTGGAATGCCAGAGGAAAGCCGAAGAACAGAGTGTATTTGGTTTAGGAGATTTTGCATATATGTTAGATGTTGAGGAAATTGATGAAGATTCTGTATTGAAGTTTGATCTGACACCTCTGTACCGGGCATATCACATTCATACTTGTCTTGGAATCCAAGAGCAGTTTCATGAATATTACTATAAAAACCGAGTATTGCAGCTCAATTCAGACTTGCAAATTTCTTCTGCACAACCTTTTGTTGAATCCTATCAGACATTTTTGGCTCAAATTGCTGGTTACTTCATAGTGGAGGATAGGGTCCTGAGGACTGCTGGGGGGCTGTTGTCAGCTGATCAGGTCGAGACAATGTGGGAAATTGCTATTTCTAAAATGACATCGGTGTTGGAGGAACAGTTCTCTCGTATTGATTCTGCTACCCACCTTCTCCTGGTTAAGGATTATGTCACACTTCTTGGATCTACTCTTAGACAATATGGGTATGAGGTTGGCCCACTTCTGGAGGTGCTTGATAGGAGTCGAGACAAATACTATGAGCTTCTTTTGGAAGAGTGTCGTCAACAAATTGTTAATATTATTGCCAGTGACACCTATGAGCAGATGATGTTGAAAAAAGAGACTGACTATGAGAATAATGTTTTGGCATTTAACCTCCAGACCTCAGATATAATGCCAGCTTTCCCTTATATTGCGCCATTCTCCTCCATGGTACCTAATGCCTGCCGCATTATAAGATCATTCATTAAAGGGTCTGTTGATtacttgtctcatggggttcaTTCTAATGTTTATGATATTGTGAAGAAGTATCTGGACAAAATTTTGagtgatgttttaaatgaatcaaTACTAAATACAATTAGTAGTGGCACCATTGGCGTGTCTCAGGCCATGCAGATTGCTGCAAACATATCTGTTCTTGAAAgaagttgtgatttttttcttcaacatgCGGCCCAACTTTGTGGGATGCCTGCTCGACCAGTTGAAAGGCCTCAAGCTAGTTTAACTGCCAAGGTGACTCTCAGAGCTTCAAGGGATGTAGCCTACAATTCTTTGCTGAGTTTGGTGAACTCCAAGTTAGATGAGTTTATGACACTAACAGAAAGTATCAACTGGAATTCAGAGGAAATAGCTCAGAATGggaatgagaatgagaatatgAATGAAGTGATCATTTACCTTGGCACTATTATGTCAACAGCACAACAAATTTTACCTTTGGATGCTCTCTTCATGGTTGGAAGTGGAGCTCTTGATCATATATCCAACTCAATGGTGGCAGCTTTTCTTAGTGACACCGTCAAGCGGTTCAATGCTAATGCTGTTATGGGTATCGATAATGATCTAAAGATGCTGGAGTCTTTTGCAGATGAGAGGTTCCATAGCACTGGCCTGAGTGAAATATACAAGGAAGGCAGTTTTAGAGGCTTTTTAATACAAGCGCGACAATTGATAAATCTTTTGTTAAGCAGCCAGCCGGATAACTTCATCAATCCAGTTATAAGGGAGAAAAACTATAATGCATTGGATTGGAAGAAGGTGGCCAGTATCTGTGAGAAATTCAAGGATTCTCCAGATGGGATCTTTGGAAGCCTTTCAAGCAGGAATACGAAGCAAAGTGCACGGAAGAAATCAATGGATATACTGAAGAAAAGACTGAAGGACTTCAATTAA